The following DNA comes from Kaistia sp. 32K.
TGAACTGGGTCTACCTCTACGACCGGGACGGGATCCTTCGGACAAGCGCCGACATCCCGAAGACGATCGAGAAACTGAAGGACGATCCCTTCCGATCCCTCGCCGGAGAGCTCCGGCGCCAGGGCGGCTTCGCGAAGGACACGACCCTCTACAGCGAGTTTCTCTGGGCCGAGTTCCTGCGCCGACGCATCGGGGATCGCGTGGACCATGATTATGGGGGAGCGCTCAAGAAGGCGCTCAAGCTGGCCAAATCGAAGCAGGCCAACTACCTGCCCGGCTGGTGTGGCCGGGATCCCGATGAATGAAGCCCGGTCGGCGCTGCCCGCATGGAACGGCGCGGCCAGCAAGACCCGATGCGTCTACCGGGCGGTGACGGAAATCTGCACGTCGATGTTGCCGCGGACCGCGTTGGAGTACGGGCAGGTGCGGTGGGCTTCCGCGACGATCGCCTCGGCCGTCTCGGGATCGACGCCGTCGATCGTCACATCGAGTGCGACCGT
Coding sequences within:
- a CDS encoding ParB-like protein; translated protein: MRIIDILSLRPTQLTAGFREVELRRRRLRQTGFSKDDLQSYHQIPVVSGPKGHSYILDHHHLALALHLEGVSQVVINPMADLSALSRGEFWFVMERMNWVYLYDRDGILRTSADIPKTIEKLKDDPFRSLAGELRRQGGFAKDTTLYSEFLWAEFLRRRIGDRVDHDYGGALKKALKLAKSKQANYLPGWCGRDPDE